Within Triticum dicoccoides isolate Atlit2015 ecotype Zavitan chromosome 1B, WEW_v2.0, whole genome shotgun sequence, the genomic segment catgtctgcatgtctcccgaacccgtagggtctacacacttaaggttcgatgacgctagggttataaaggaagcttgtatgtggttaccgaatgttgttcggagtcccggatgagatcccggacgtcacgaggagttccggaatggtccggaggtaaagatttatatataggaagtcctgtttcggccatcgggacaaatttcggggtcatcggtattgtatcgggaccaccggaagggtcccgggggcccaccgggtggggccacctgccccggggggccacatgggctgtagggggtgcgccttggcctacatgggccaagggcaccagcccctagaggcccatgcgccaagatatagaaaaaaggggagagtcctaaagggggaaggcacctccgaggtgccttggggaggatggacacctccccccctcttagccgcacccctttcttggaggaaggggcaaggctgcgcctcccccctctcccctgcccctatatatagtggaggggagggagggcatccatacctgagcccttggcgcctccctccctcccgtgacacctcctcctctcccgtaggtgcttggcgaagccctgcaggattgccacgctcctccatcaccaccacgccgttgtgctgctgctggatggagtcttcctcaacctctccctctctccttgctggatcaaggcgtgggagacatcgtcgagctgtacgtgtgttgaacgcggaggtgccgtccgttcggcactaggatcatcggtgatctgaatcacgacgagtacgactccatcaaccccgttcacttgaacgcttccgcttagcgatctacaagggtatgtagatgcactctcctttctactcgttgccggtctctccatagatagatcttggtgatacgtaggaaattttttgaatttctgctacgttccccaacagtttttatCAATGGTGTCTAGATTAGCTAGGATATCGGTTTTGATCTTCCTACGCCAAGCATCATCATTCTTATTCCACTCCATAACTTTTCTTCTAAGGATTCTCTAACATTTTTACCATCTATTTATACTAGAAACACCATAATGTATATTACAGGTAGAAGTGACAAACTCTTTAAAGCCATTTCTCAACATCCAAGAGTTCTCAAACCTTAAAATGTGCTAAGAAATATTATGAGAAACAACATCAAGAATGAGAGGAGTGTGGTCATCATCTCCCTCTATcgcctaaagggggggggggggagtgggtAATGTTCTTCCCAATGCGGACAAATAAAAACTCTATCCAAATTTTCATTAGCAAGATctagcatattattagcacaagtaAAAATTTCTTCCACTAAGAGGTAATTCTCTCAACCTAGCACTTTCAATAATACCATTAATTACAGGTTTATTTTTTCAGAACCATTCCTAAGGATATTAATATGTCCACCCACCAAACATTGCAGGGGATTGTCATGAGAAACCCTAAACAACTCTGCTAAGAAAGCATCTTTAACATCAGTCTGAGCATCACCATAAAGAGAGATGAAATCCCAATGAAGTTTAGCATTTTTATGAAACACCAttattctgaagaaaaaaaaactcCAAGTACAACTTGGACCACATCCAACATGTCATTATGAACGCCAACCAGGATACCTCCAGATTTGCCTCTAGGATGTGACAAATTCCAAACAAATTTTCTCCCACCACACAAGTCATGAAGTTCGTTTTGTGTGTAATTAACGTTAATAGTCTCCTATGGACCAACAAAATCAAGTCTTTTCCTCCAAAATCAATTCTCTCACATATCTCTTTGCAATATCCTGGCCAATCCCTCCGATATTCAAGAAAACACCTATCATTATTAGTAAAGATCAAGTTTTCTTTGTATGATTTTCTCTCCTCCAAAGAAGCAATGTGCTTCACAGAAAAACTCACGCGTGAGACACTTCCCCTTTTTTCGACCAGAAAAAATATTTTTCAATTGGCGAAAATAACCTTCTGCAACATCGACATCCGAACGATCATTATTAGAGCACGGGTCAGAATATGAGCACCTCAAATGTCAGTTGGACCTGGAGAATTGGGTTCATGTACACTATTCTTGTTAACAATATTTTGGACATAAAAATCATTTCTCACTTGTTCCATCATACTGATAATGTCCAGATTATGATCAACCATTTGAATAGAATACCCAAGATCAATTTCCACCAAATCACACATATGTAAACGGGAAGATTTAGAGAGGGAAGTCAAGTTTATTACCTCTCTGCAACTCTTTATTTAGCCAAATATTCCACTCTCATGTCTTCTCTATCTTTTAGTCTAAGGCAGCTTATGGGAGGACCATCAACATCCTTGTCTTGTCCAGCTCCCACATGATGCTCCCGAGATTTAGCCATTTTTGACTCAATGAAGTCAATGGTCTCCTGACTGTCATTGTAATCAACCGGTTCCAAATAAGCACTACCATCTTCAGCATTTTCATGACTGTTGTCGACATCTAAATCTTCCTGAACAAAACCAGCAATTTCTTTATCCAAACCTTTCTTTGAtctattttatgcattaactgtttTAGCATCTATTGATGAACCCTAACCTTTAGTTCCATTTTCTTTCTTATCAGTTTATATATCTTATATTTTCCTCTCCTCGACAGCTTTCAAAGCAGTATGCCTAGTCCCCTCTCTCTAAGTCATTCCCCGTAACTAACTCTAAGTCATTATCAGCCTTCTCTCTGGCTTTCAGTCCAGCCACATGATCAAAGGGAGTACTCATACTTTCCTCACTTGTTCGATTGTTTGCTCAAATCGAGCCAAATTCAATCCGCGGAGAGAGATCACCTATCCGCCAGCCTCCTTGTCCATTCATATTGCCTTTTAGAATGTGTTAAGAACAATCACACCTCGCTTAAAATGAGCAGAGCGAGCAGGCACACAGGTACTACAATACTACCAGTGCACGATAAAAGGCAAAATAGAGGACGGGCTCCACGATGGACTTAACAGAAACATATGTCCACATCAAATATTTTTTCCCATAACAATACACTTCCATATAGGCGTATACTAAAAGAAAACAAATACATAACGCCCCCTTTTTTTGTTGTTGTGGGgccagggtttttgtttttttgcgcagcttgcaaaaaaaaatgttttcGAACGAAATTTTACAAATCGGTCGCGGATAGTTATAAGTTTTCACATAATTTTTTTGAGTTATGTTTAGAACTTAAAAGCATCATTTTTTGGGCCATTTAATATAAAGTCCATCGATATACCCGTCCACCGAAACTTGGCACTCCTACACGAAAAacctgctactacctccgtctcgatgaataagtcattcgcgtagttctaggtaaatgatttaactatctaaatatgtaataTATGTGATAAAAAATATATATGAGTATTTAGAAACTTCATCCGTGTAGAAATTTAGTGATAtactacttttcatgacatataacacatatttaatttctcaaatcgatgacctagaactaggCGGGTGGGAGAAACAAAGAAGTACCAGCACCACCTACGAGCAAGCAGCAGAGCACTCGGTAAACCCTCAAAGGCAGAGAAGTCATCATTACTGCTCCTGTTTACCGAATCCTAGTGCTCCGGCCGCACCGCACGGTCTACCATACAGAATACGGTCGTCTACGATAAGGCGGAGTAGGAGTCGGGGTACATGCCTCCCTGCCCTCTGCCCATTCCGTCCGTCCCCCTCCACCTCTGCCGCTGCCTGCTGCTCTGCGGtctgctgcggtgccgccgcctcccgcctctTCCGCTCTCCttttcccctttccccctttctttaATCCGCCCACGCCCCCACCCtttccccctcccctcccctccacgtCTCCTCTGCGGCAGCTCGAAAATATCCACGCACAAATTGTTGCAAGCGTATTGATTTCTACtgcgcccgcccgcccgcccctTTTCACGCGGACGGACGGANNNNNNNNNNNNNNNNNNNNNNNNNNNNNNNNNNNNNNNNNNNNNNNNNNNNNNNNNNNNNNNNNNNNNNNNNNNNNNNNNNNNNNNNNNNNNNNNNNNNNNNNNNNNNNNNNNNNNNNNNNNNNNNNNNNNNNNNNNNNNNNNNNNNNNNNNNNNNNNNNNNNNNNNNNNNNNNNNNNNNNNNNNNNNNNNNNNNNNNNNNNNNNNNNNNNNNNNNNNNNNNNNNNNNNNNNNNNNNNNNNNNNNNNNNNNNNNNNNNNNNNNNNNNNNNNNNNNNNNNNNNNNNNNNNNNNNNNNNNNNNNNNNNNNNNNNNNNNNNNNNNNNGCCGTCTCCCCCGCTCCGCCGCCCCTAGCCACACAGCCTCTCCTCGGTTCCACTCCCCTTCATTAACCACTCCGCCCGTCTCTGCTCGAGCTAGCCGTTCCTTCGACCCGGCCCGCCGCCTCGTGCTCCGCGTCGCGCGCTCGTTTTTGCCTGCCGCGGATGGCGGGGATCGACCTCAACAccgtggaggaggacgaggaggagtccTCCGCGGAGCTGCTGCTCGCGGGGAGCGGCGCCGGGGACTGCTCCTCCCAGTCGCAGTCGCAGTCGCAAACCCACTCCCACTCGCACTCGCAGTCGCAGACCCAGTCCGGCCACGGCCAGGGGAGCTCCTCTGtcgcgacgccgccgccgccgccgccgccgcggcccagcGCGGTGTGCCTCGAGCTGTGGCACGCCTGCGCGGGGCCCGTCGCGCCCATGCCGCGCAAGGGCGGCGTCGTCGTCTACCTCCCGCAGGGCCACCTCGACCACCTCGGCGACGCGCCCGCGCACGccgcgccgtcgcccgccgccgtgCCGCCCCACGTCTTCTGCCGCGTCGTCGACGTCACGCTCCACGTAAGTGCCCTCCCGCGCCTCAATGCGTTCGCCGCTCGGGGGTTTGATGGTATGCCGTGTCGCCTGCGACCATGCCGCTGAGCTTAATCTGTGGTTGGTTGGTTGGTTTTGCGCTTATTCGCAGGCGGACGCGTCCACGGACGAGGTGTACGCGCAGCTCTCGCTGCTCCCCGAGAACGAGGTGCGTGCGTGCCGCCATGCCCCTACAATGGCGGCTCTGTTCGGTTCGGTTCAGTTTCTGTGGCGGCGTTTTGCTGAGCCTGGGGCTTGATCTGCTCGCAGGAGGTGGTCCGGCGGATGCGCGAGGCCACGGAGGACGGGagcggcggcgaggacggcgagACCGTCAAGCAGCGCTTCGCGCGGATGCCGCACATGTTCTGCAAGACGCTCACCGCCTCCGACACCAGCACCCACGGCGGCTTCTCcgtgccgcgccgcgccgccgaggaCTGCTTCCCCCCTCTGGTGCGCGCATTGCCCTGCCCACACCCCATCTCTCCATCGATTTCTGCCATTGGACGCCTCTTGCGTTCTCAGCCGAGCGGTCTGCTGAAACTCTTTGGTTTGGTTCTGGGAACGCAGGACTACAGCCAGCAGCGGCCGTCTCAGGAGCTGGTCGCCAAGGATCTGCACGGCACCGAGTGGAAGTTCCGCCACATCTATCGAGGTACTACAGCTGAACAAACACATTCATGATTTTACCTTGCTTTGGCAGCTCAGATATGAGCTGTGCACATTCCAAGTTATGTAGCACAGTGCATTCATTTTCCGGTTCTGAGTTGATGCTATGGCTGGACCAGCTAGTAGCTTGAATCCTTCCATTTGAGATTTTTGAGTAACCATATTTTTGCTAGTGCTCACTTCTTCACCGAGGACCAGCAGCCCTGTTTCTCATTGATTAACACCTTGTAAATATAGTTGTCTTTCGCTGGCGATTTTTTTTACTGCCTTTGCTCATCTTGGACCAGGATTTGTACTTGCGTTTGACCACCTGCCTTTTTGAAAGTCCATCTGAGCTTTTGCGTGATCATTGCTTATGATTGTACACACTTGTGAAGTGTGTCTTGAGTATTCTTAGCACTACCTCATTTTGCTTTCTTGTGTTTCACCATATGCTCTCGGTGCCNNNNNNNNNNNNNNNNNNNNNNNNNNNNNNNNNNNNNNNNNNNNNNNNNNNNNNNNNNNNNNNNNNNNNNNNNNNNNNNNNNNNNNNNNNNNNNNNNNNNNNNNNNNNNNNNNNNNNNNNNNNNNNNNNNNNNNNNNNNNNNNNNNNNNNNNNNNNNNNNNNNNNNNNNNNNNNNNNNNNNNNNNNNNNNNNNNNNNNNNNNNNNNNNNNNNNNNNNNNNNNNNNNNNNNNNNNNNNNNNNNNNNNNNNNNNNNNNNNNNNNNNNNNNNNNNNNNNNNNNNNNNNNNNNNNNNNNNNNNNNNNNNNNNNNNNNNNNNNNNNNNNNNNNNNNNNNNNNNNNNNGGTACTGTACCATCACTTGGTAGAAATGTTAGCTGCATTATTCATTTGCTAGACAACTTTTCTGCCGGGAAGGTTGGTCACTTTCGAGGCATGCAAAGGACAACCATAAGAAGTTAAGGGCGTCTTGATTGCTCATACATCCACATCTAACTGAATGTGATGCAGGCCAGCCGCGCAGGCACCTTCTAACCACCGGATGGAGTGCGTTTGTCAACAAGAAAAAGCTTGTCTCCGGGGACGCTGTACTGTTTCTGCGGTAGGCTAATATGATCATGCATACAAGTATCTCAGGATGTTGCCGGTCCATTTTAATCATTTTCCATCGATTTCCAGGGGCGACGATGGGGAGCTTAGGCTGGGAGTGCGCCGTGCGGTTCAGCTTAAAAATGGATCTGCTTTTCCGGCGCtttatagccaatgctcaaatcttGGTACACTAGCTAATGTTGCTCATGCTGTGGCTACAAAGAGCATGTTCCAGATCTTCTACAACCCCAGGTAATGATGAGCGTGCTTGTTGTTTTATTAATGCCTTCAGAAGTTGATAGTTGGTAAATTTTCATTATACTACTGCAATACTCTTAGAAAAATAGGACGCCTTGTGCTTGCTTGAAGTCTGATATATATAGAAGTTGTGGCTCTGCTAGAACTATTTAGTGGTGGACTGTTGCTTAACGACACACAGTATTTATTATTTGATGTTTTTGTTTTTAATGACACATTAGCATGTTGCATTACGTGTTTTTCTTGGCTACTTCAAGGTTTGAACTTAAGAGGCGTTGCCTTTGATAATTGATTTTAAACTAGTTTTGCGAAGCTGTTTGGAGTACTAGTTCACCTTCATGTATTTTTTGTTCTTTGCCTTGTGAAATAACGTATTTGTGATGCTAAATCGATTTTAAGGTTGAATTGCAAATACTGATATACTTTGCTGCTACTCAATTTTTTCTTGATGCAATGTTCAGTAGTTCTGATGTTTGTTATTGTTTATTAAATTATTGATAGGTTAAGTCAATCTGAATTCATTGTACCCTACTGGAAGTTCGCCAAAAGCTTTAGTCAACCATTTTCTGCTGGATTGAGGTTCAAAATGAGATATGAAAGTGAGGATGCTGCTGAAAGAAGGTTTGTTTGCTGCAACTGTCCTACTAATAACTCGTATTATCTGAACTGAATTCAGCTGGGTTGCTAATGCATGAGATTATCCCACAGGTACACAGGGATAATTACTGGAACTGGTGATGCAGACCCTATGTGGCGTGGTTCAAAGTGGAAATGCCTGCTGGTATGTTGTAATTTAATGTTTCTCACAGTAGTTGTTCACCGTAAATGCTGCGTTTGCAATTTTGCAGTACGGCTTTCTGTTTTGTATTGTCAAAGTAATATTGCAACTTACTTAACCACCAACTAGTAATATTGCAACTTAACCACACACTAGGCGCAAAAGCGTAGTACCAGAATTCCTCCCTATTATTCTAATAACAGCTAGTAATAAATGTATTTAATGCTGAGGGTGCACAAATACACATATTGATTACCTTCTAAACAAACAGGAACTCATTGTTAGAAAACAGTGACTGATCAAAGGTTGTAACAGATGCGAATATGAATCGAATACCTGTTGATTTGGTCTAATCTAGATACCTATTGTAACTTATGCTGTAATGAGTGCAATACGAACAGGAGCTCAGAAGTCATAATAACTTAGTACtcctctgtatcaaaatataagacgtttttgcagttcaataATAGTTCTTCAAGACTCTTAAGTGTTCTAATTTGTAATTCATTCACCGTAAACTCTTACCGCTTTGTTTCACCCGGACAATTCTACTCTCTGAGAAGTTAGGTCACATTTAACATCATGAAAATATCGTAAATACATTTACTATCGATGAcattttttcatcttattttaaatTTGGCTGTAGATGTGTGTCATAAGGGTTAATGAAGTCATGATTTTATAAGGAAAAAAGTTGCATTATACTGTTTTTACACTACGATGGGCTGGACTTCATCCCTAAGTGTTTTGTATTGCATTAAACAAAACTGGCTTCTAACTATATTTAATTAAACTACCTCCGTCTTGACAGGTAAGGTGGGATGATGATGGTGAGTTCCGTCGACCAAACAGGGTATCTCCTTGGGAGATTGAGCTGACCAGTTCAGCTTCAGGATCCCATCTGGCCGCACCAACTTCAAAGCGGATGAAGCCATACCTTCCCCATGCTAATCCAGATTTCACAGTTCCACGTATGTCTCTTATTGTAATTTAAAATAACTGTCAACCAATTTTTCTTTTTTTGCTGTATCTAACCTGAAACTATCCTTTTTCTTCCTTTTAATAGATGGAGGTGGTCGCCCTGATTTTGCTGAGTCTGCACAACTCCGCAAGGTCTTGCAAGGTCAAGAATTATTGGGTTATAGAACTCATGATGGTACTGCTGTTGCTACTTCACAGCCATGTGAAGCAAGGAACTTGCAGTACATCGATGAACGAGGTTGCTCTAACAATGGGAGTAACAATGTCCTAGGGGGGATCCCAAGCCATGgtgtgagaacaccacttggaaTTCCCTACCATTGCTCTGGCTTTGGGGAGTCTCAGAGATTCCAAAAGGTCTTGCAAGGTCAAGAAGTTTTCCGTCCGTACCGAGGAAGTCTGGTTGATGCACGCATGAGAAATGGCGGCTTTCAACAACAAGATGGTCCTTATGCATCTGCTCTGTTGGATAAATGGCGCGCTCAACAACAGCATGCGTTCGGTTTCGGGCCACCAGCACCAGTTCTACCGTCTCAGCCATCGTTATCACCACCTTCTGTGCTGATGTTTCAGTTGGATACGGATCCAAAGGTCTCTCGATTCGAGTTTGGGCATGGGCACTTGGATAAGAACGTGGATGATCCGTATGCTAGGTTTGTCTCCGCTGAAGGCATTGGAAGGGGAGAGCAAATGTTGTCGCTCCGGCCTCATCTTGGTTCAGAAGTGATCGATAGTCGTGTTGCAGTTGAGAACAAGGGTGTTGCACCTACCAACAGTTGCAAGATATTTGGCATTTCTCTGGCTGAAAAGGTTCGGGCACGGGATGAGATGGGCTGTGATGATGGTGCTGCCAACTATCCATCTCCAACACAGCCCTTGAAGCAGCAAGTGCCGAAATCCCTTGGCAACAGTTGCGCCACTGTAAGTGCTTCTATTGTCGGCAAGCCTTGATAGGTAAAGTAAAACTAGCTTCTAACTGAATGTTGTGTGCAGGTTCATGAGCAGAGGCCTGTTGTCGGCAGGGCGATCGATGTCCAACAATGGATATGAAGAAGGATCTATGGGGCGGGCTGGATTCGCGAGTCGATCATCGTCATCTGTTGGTGATTCTTGATTTGAAAGCAGAGAAGCGTCTGCTCTGACCATTTCCAGCCGAACCTTTGTGTATCTTTTAGTAGTTGTATGATAACCGGTGGAGTTGTTGTTATTCTGTGACCTAGAACTTAGTTGGCCATATCATGAGCGTGACTTTTGGCTGCTGGAACTaccctgtatggttaatatgttgtgGGAGGCCATTAGCTGGTTCTGTTACAGCGCAATTTGCATGGCATGCTGCTGTGCTCCTGTCTTTCTCTCCCAGTTTTACCATTCCTTGTGTTTTGCCAGATGAGGATGTGGTTTGCTGGCGATGGGCTAATGCCTTCACATCAGACCAGACTGGCCAAGTTAGTCTtgagaaatactccctctgttccatattAAGTGTTGCTGATGTATAAAGTTGTTGTACTAAATTAGCGACacataatatgtactctctccgtaaaGGATATAAGAGCGATTAGACCTTTAGTGATGTAAACGCTTTTATgtgtctttacagagggagtaacaagGAACGGACGGAGTATTTGTTGTCTAGCTAAAGGATCATTGGCATGCCTTGTGTATGATCCAAATAAAGACAAGTTTTTGGTGATAGCCAAACTATCCATAGGCAAGCTTTTAGCCACAATCCAAATATACCCTAGTTCACCACGATCACTCGGCCCGATCTACACAGTCATCTTTCTAACAAGTATCCGTTTGGTTATGGTTGAATCATGTCAACATGTCCTTGAATTAGTTATTGCAGTACAGCTCTTGAATGGAttgtcctggtcaagctggtagtccaGGACTAGTTCTCTCAATGTTATATGTACCGTAAGTAGGCCACAtttagaacaccaagagggagttctgggaaagcGTGAagaacatggttaggagtgtacctatTGACGAGAAAGTCTTCATAGGAGAAGATCTCAATAGCCACATGCGTacatacatctaacacaggttgtgAAGGGGTGCATGggagctttggctatggcatcaggaatcaagaaggagaagatgtcttaagctttgctctagcctacaacatgatcatatcaaccaccatgtttaaaaataGAGGATCATATCTAGTTATCAACACTCTACCCAATTTGATttgatcctctcgagaagagaagacagACGTGCTTACCTagattgtaaggtgatacctggagtgaGTGTTGTCCCTGCCTAGATTGTAAGGTGATACCTAGAGAGAGAGTGTCCCTTCCTagattgtaaggtgatacctggagagagtgttgtccctCAGCATAAGCTTGTGGTGGATGATTTCCGCTTTCGGTTTCATGTCCACTAGGATAAGCATGCCAAAGTCATTAGATCGAAGTGGcgaaagctcaagggggaggtagctcagactTTTAAGGAGAGGGCCATTGAGGACGACCCTTGGGAGGAAGGATGTGATGTAGACAATATGTGGATGAGGAtaacgacttgcattcgtaaggtggcctcagagGAGTTTAGAGTGTCCAAGGGGAGTAGAAGCGAAGTTAAAGATACCTAGTCGTGGAACGATGGTGTCCAGAAGACTATTAAGAAGAAGTAAGATTGCTTGAGATGCCTTTACCTGGATAGGGGTGCAGAAAACATAGAGAAATATAAGGTGGCCAAGGCCGCAAAACGAGTTGTGGGTAGGGAGTATGAGGACCTCTACTAGTGGTTAGATAGAAAGGAGGGCAAAAGGGAcacctataagatggccaagatctgaGAGAGGAACACGAGGCATGTcgaccaagtcaaatgcatcaaggccgGAGCAGACAAGCGCCTAGTGAAGGGTGAGGATATTAAGAATAGATGGCGACGATACATCGACAAGTTGTTCAATGGAGAGCATGAGAGCTCTACCATTGAACTCGGCGACTTCGTTGATGATCCCAGCAGGCGTTTTGTGTGGAGAATCCAGGATTCTGAGgtcaggaggctttaaaaaggatgaaatgaGGCAagacgatgggccctgattgtatctgaGAGGCCTCGGAGACATAGTGATAGTATGGTTAATGGCATCTCCAAAGGAGACCCTCAAAACTTTAGTATATGTCTCGATTGTGGTGTCCGGACCATTTGTG encodes:
- the LOC119349535 gene encoding auxin response factor 15-like, which produces MAGIDLNTVEEDEEESSAELLLAGSGAGDCSSQSQSQSQTHSHSHSQSQTQSGHGQGSSSVATPPPPPPPRPSAVCLELWHACAGPVAPMPRKGGVVVYLPQGHLDHLGDAPAHAAPSPAAVPPHVFCRVVDVTLHADASTDEVYAQLSLLPENEEVVRRMREATEDGSGGEDGETVKQRFARMPHMFCKTLTASDTSTHGGFSVPRRAAEDCFPPLDYSQQRPSQELVAKDLHGTEWKFRHIYRGQPRRHLLTTGWSAFVNKKKLVSGDAVLFLRGDDGELRLGVRRAVQLKNGSAFPALYSQCSNLGTLANVAHAVATKSMFQIFYNPRLSQSEFIVPYWKFAKSFSQPFSAGLRFKMRYESEDAAERRYTGIITGTGDADPMWRGSKWKCLLVRWDDDGEFRRPNRVSPWEIELTSSASGSHLAAPTSKRMKPYLPHANPDFTVPHGGGRPDFAESAQLRKVLQGQELLGYRTHDGTAVATSQPCEARNLQYIDERGCSNNGSNNVLGGIPSHGVRTPLGIPYHCSGFGESQRFQKVLQGQEVFRPYRGSLVDARMRNGGFQQQDGPYASALLDKWRAQQQHAFGFGPPAPVLPSQPSLSPPSVLMFQLDTDPKVSRFEFGHGHLDKNVDDPYARFVSAEGIGRGEQMLSLRPHLGSEVIDSRVAVENKGVAPTNSCKIFGISLAEKVRARDEMGCDDGAANYPSPTQPLKQQVPKSLGNSCATVHEQRPVVGRAIDVQQWI